One genomic segment of Hymenobacter psoromatis includes these proteins:
- a CDS encoding TonB-dependent receptor produces MATAHASVKTEIVLDQKISVRVDYQTIESVLTQLEQQLHVRFVYSPTLIGANRRVTLKVADKPLTQVLDELLAPRRIQYEVRKNRIVLSKLKLANVPVSGRVTQANGDGLPGVTVLVKGTNIGTSTDAGGNFTLSVPEGGTLVFSTVGYTGKEVAITGADANLAVTLQENAQALSEIVVVGYGTQERQSVTGAVASVSGREIAAQPVADPAQALQGRAAGVTVVSNSGSPGGQGGTSIRVRGITSAGNNSPLYVVDGFPLPAATDGNGNPTGTEINNINPNDIETIDVLKDASATAIYGVRAANGVVLITTKHGKAGTSNINVDVYAGVQNVWRKPSVLNAQQYAVLNNEARNNYNAETKVLNIGDPVALNPLFDTPEKIAALPNTNWINSIFRPARIQSYSVGANGGSEKARYAISAGYFQQDGTIIGSNFRRYTLRSNGEIQLTKILKIGNNLSLSHQEENPLNGENDEIGGPIQLALQDPPFRPVYNADGSFYEFGSLPNDNFGEENAVTKALRAKNHNNRNRVTTTFYAEIEPLKNLRIRTNIGADLQFNQNDQFYPSIPGSAKYTTQNASANSSSNYNPSYLIENTATYSTVFGGKHSVTALVGQSAQQFDYFYLSGSRTSYTNNTLTILDRGPINPLITNGGGNGQSRLQSFFGRLNYEFSGKYLLSATARYDGSSAFAPGSQYGFFPGVSAGWRISEEEFLKNNTSISNLKLRVGYGKVGNPLNAGTFGYLPTINADPTYGYVLGTGSQNIANGGVPTRLPNSNLRWENNIQYNVGVDVGFLQNRLTGSIDLYTRTSPNLLVNVPVSTVSGTTDPIATNAIASRNRGIDLSVTTNNFISAGDGFTWSTTLNVSAYRNLITDLGVGKPFNGQGIRGGANITRYDKGVPFGSFYGYVADGLIQTPDELAKLNAGSPNGFYQTSGTAPGDIKYRDLNGDGVVNDQDRAFIGNPNPKFTYGLNNTLGYKGFDLNIFVQGSQGNDVYNLNRYYLEGGLAAATNAGTIALDRWTGPGTSNFVPRAVYNDPNQNIRASSHYIENGSYLRIKLLTLGYTLPKELTSALQGKRIRIYVSSQNLVTATKYTGFDPELGNNGNSLGVDRGVYPQARSFLAGVNVGF; encoded by the coding sequence ATGGCTACGGCACACGCCTCGGTCAAGACGGAGATTGTACTGGACCAGAAAATAAGCGTGCGCGTTGATTATCAAACTATTGAATCGGTGCTCACGCAGCTGGAGCAGCAGCTGCACGTGCGGTTCGTGTACAGCCCTACCCTCATTGGGGCCAACCGCCGGGTGACCCTAAAGGTGGCCGACAAGCCTCTGACGCAGGTGCTCGACGAGCTGCTGGCCCCGCGCAGAATTCAGTACGAGGTGCGCAAAAACCGCATCGTGCTGAGCAAACTAAAGCTAGCCAACGTACCCGTATCGGGCCGCGTAACGCAGGCCAACGGCGACGGCCTACCCGGCGTGACGGTGCTGGTGAAGGGTACCAACATTGGCACCTCGACCGATGCCGGCGGCAATTTTACCCTGAGCGTGCCGGAAGGTGGTACGCTGGTATTCAGCACCGTGGGCTATACCGGCAAGGAGGTAGCCATTACCGGGGCTGATGCCAACCTGGCGGTGACGCTTCAAGAAAACGCGCAGGCGCTGAGCGAGATTGTGGTGGTGGGCTACGGCACCCAGGAGCGCCAGAGCGTGACCGGGGCCGTGGCCTCGGTATCGGGCCGCGAAATTGCCGCGCAGCCAGTGGCCGACCCGGCGCAAGCCTTGCAGGGCCGCGCCGCGGGCGTGACGGTGGTGTCCAACTCGGGTTCGCCGGGCGGGCAGGGCGGCACGTCCATCCGGGTGCGGGGCATTACCTCGGCCGGCAACAACTCGCCGCTGTACGTGGTGGACGGCTTTCCGCTGCCTGCCGCGACGGATGGCAACGGCAACCCGACTGGCACCGAAATCAACAACATCAACCCCAATGATATTGAGACGATTGACGTGCTGAAGGACGCCTCAGCCACCGCCATTTATGGGGTGCGGGCTGCCAACGGGGTAGTGCTCATCACGACCAAGCACGGCAAGGCAGGTACTTCCAATATCAACGTGGACGTGTATGCGGGCGTGCAAAACGTGTGGCGCAAGCCGAGCGTGCTCAACGCGCAGCAGTATGCGGTGCTCAACAACGAGGCCCGCAACAACTACAATGCGGAAACCAAGGTGCTGAATATCGGGGACCCGGTAGCGCTGAACCCGCTCTTCGACACGCCGGAGAAAATAGCGGCCCTACCCAATACCAACTGGATAAACTCGATTTTCCGGCCGGCCCGCATCCAGAGCTATAGCGTGGGAGCCAACGGGGGTAGCGAAAAAGCGCGCTACGCCATCAGTGCGGGTTATTTCCAGCAGGATGGCACCATCATTGGCTCCAATTTCCGGCGCTATACGCTACGCTCGAACGGAGAGATTCAGCTGACCAAGATTCTCAAAATCGGCAATAACCTTTCCTTGAGCCACCAGGAAGAGAACCCGCTGAACGGGGAGAATGATGAAATCGGCGGTCCTATTCAGCTGGCGTTGCAGGACCCGCCCTTCCGGCCCGTCTACAATGCCGATGGGAGCTTTTATGAGTTCGGAAGCCTGCCTAACGATAACTTCGGCGAGGAAAACGCGGTGACGAAGGCTTTGCGCGCGAAAAACCACAACAACCGCAACCGGGTCACGACGACCTTCTACGCTGAGATAGAGCCGTTGAAGAACCTGCGCATCCGCACCAACATCGGAGCCGACCTGCAATTCAACCAGAACGACCAGTTCTACCCCTCCATTCCGGGCTCGGCGAAGTACACGACCCAGAACGCCTCGGCCAACAGCAGCAGCAACTACAACCCGAGCTACCTGATTGAGAACACGGCCACCTACAGCACCGTGTTTGGCGGCAAGCACTCCGTGACGGCCCTGGTGGGGCAGTCGGCGCAGCAGTTCGACTACTTCTACCTGAGCGGTAGCCGCACCAGCTACACCAATAACACGCTCACCATTCTGGACCGGGGCCCGATAAACCCCCTGATTACGAACGGCGGCGGCAACGGCCAGAGCCGCCTGCAAAGCTTCTTCGGCCGCTTGAATTACGAGTTCTCGGGCAAGTATCTGCTGTCGGCCACGGCCCGCTACGACGGCTCGTCGGCCTTCGCGCCCGGCAGCCAGTACGGCTTCTTCCCCGGCGTGTCGGCAGGCTGGCGCATCTCGGAGGAAGAATTTCTGAAGAATAACACCTCGATTAGCAACCTAAAGCTGCGGGTCGGCTACGGCAAGGTGGGTAACCCGCTGAACGCGGGCACGTTTGGCTACCTGCCTACCATCAACGCCGACCCTACCTACGGCTACGTGCTGGGCACGGGCAGCCAGAATATTGCCAACGGCGGCGTGCCTACCCGCCTGCCCAACAGCAACCTGCGCTGGGAAAACAACATTCAGTATAACGTGGGCGTGGACGTAGGCTTCCTGCAAAACCGCCTCACGGGCTCGATAGACTTGTATACCCGCACCTCGCCTAACCTGCTGGTGAACGTGCCGGTGTCCACCGTGTCGGGCACCACCGACCCGATTGCGACCAACGCCATCGCGTCGCGCAACCGTGGCATCGACCTGTCGGTGACGACCAATAACTTCATCAGCGCGGGCGACGGCTTCACCTGGTCCACGACGCTGAACGTGTCGGCTTATCGCAACCTGATTACTGACCTGGGCGTGGGCAAGCCCTTCAACGGGCAGGGCATTCGAGGCGGGGCCAACATCACCCGCTACGACAAAGGCGTGCCGTTTGGCTCGTTCTACGGCTATGTGGCCGACGGCCTCATCCAGACCCCCGACGAACTGGCCAAGCTGAACGCGGGCTCACCGAACGGCTTCTACCAGACGTCGGGCACGGCCCCCGGCGACATCAAGTACCGGGACCTCAACGGCGACGGGGTAGTGAACGACCAGGACCGGGCGTTTATCGGCAACCCGAACCCGAAATTCACTTACGGCCTGAATAACACGCTGGGCTACAAGGGCTTCGATTTGAACATCTTCGTGCAGGGCTCGCAGGGCAACGACGTGTATAACCTGAACCGCTACTACCTGGAAGGCGGCCTGGCGGCGGCTACCAACGCCGGCACCATCGCCCTGGACCGCTGGACCGGGCCGGGCACGAGCAACTTTGTACCCCGCGCCGTGTACAACGACCCCAACCAGAACATTCGCGCGTCGAGCCACTACATCGAGAACGGCTCTTACCTGCGCATCAAGCTCCTGACGCTGGGCTACACCCTGCCCAAGGAACTCACCAGCGCTCTGCAAGGCAAGCGCATCCGCATATACGTCAGCTCGCAGAACCTGGTCACCGCCACCAAGTACACGGGCTTTGACCCGGAGCTGGGCAACAACGGCAACAGCCTTGGGGTAGACCGCGGGGTGTATCCGCAGGCCCGCTCGTTCCTGGCCGGAGTTAACGTGGGCTTCTAA
- a CDS encoding RagB/SusD family nutrient uptake outer membrane protein, which translates to MYLPKKAIGFSLLTLGLLGSCGKSYLELQPRNALSTDQFYQTQDDAIQATNSTYAQLRGYGMYGEGLWSMDIMADNSFVGGGGAADGIELQQLDTYTIPSSNPITTVLFQRPFLGIGACNQVLANVPGIKNIDPAIQNRCLGEAEFMRAFYYFSLTRLFGDVPIVLTPPTSAGAVANVSRDPSAMVYAQVEKDLLDAITKLPATNYTGDDVGRANKWSATALLAKVYLTEGKMAEAATQAQAVISGSGKSLWPNYGDNFNLATENGQESLFEVQYKSGLNQYTLDGPGSAINEFWGARFFGNPYVVSGGGYGFNIPEKEFVDGYEPGDLRKAVTLFVPGDKYPDGQVQPASLQGDPNGYNVRKFYAGAASTIWDSPLNVPVLRLAEMYLILAEADMNTGKMADGLTALNVVRKRAGLPNATTLSIDVVLKERRYELAFEMDRWYDLKRTKTLVNNPNLIPKGIKPFNDLLPIPQVERDVNPNLGQNPGY; encoded by the coding sequence ATGTATTTACCTAAAAAAGCCATTGGCTTCAGCCTGCTCACGCTGGGGCTGCTGGGGAGCTGCGGCAAAAGCTACCTGGAGCTGCAACCGCGCAATGCCCTCTCGACCGACCAGTTCTACCAGACCCAGGACGACGCCATTCAGGCCACTAACTCGACCTACGCGCAGCTGCGCGGGTACGGCATGTATGGGGAAGGACTGTGGTCAATGGACATCATGGCCGATAACTCGTTCGTGGGCGGCGGCGGCGCGGCCGACGGCATCGAGCTTCAGCAGCTCGATACCTACACCATTCCGTCGAGTAACCCCATCACCACGGTCTTGTTCCAACGCCCATTCCTGGGCATTGGGGCTTGCAACCAAGTGCTGGCGAATGTGCCCGGCATCAAGAACATTGACCCCGCCATCCAAAACCGCTGCCTGGGCGAGGCCGAGTTTATGCGGGCCTTCTACTACTTCAGCCTGACCCGTCTATTCGGCGACGTGCCGATTGTTCTGACTCCGCCCACTAGTGCCGGGGCAGTGGCCAACGTGAGCCGCGACCCTTCCGCAATGGTGTACGCGCAGGTGGAGAAAGACCTGCTAGATGCCATCACCAAGCTCCCGGCCACCAACTACACCGGCGACGACGTGGGCCGCGCCAATAAGTGGTCGGCCACGGCGCTGCTGGCCAAGGTGTACCTCACCGAGGGCAAGATGGCCGAAGCCGCCACCCAGGCCCAGGCTGTTATCAGCGGCTCGGGTAAGAGCCTGTGGCCCAACTACGGCGACAATTTCAACCTGGCGACCGAGAACGGCCAGGAGTCGCTGTTTGAGGTGCAGTATAAGAGTGGCCTGAACCAGTACACGCTCGACGGGCCCGGCTCGGCCATTAACGAGTTTTGGGGTGCGCGCTTCTTCGGCAATCCCTACGTGGTGAGCGGCGGCGGCTACGGCTTCAACATCCCCGAAAAGGAGTTTGTGGACGGCTACGAACCCGGCGACTTGCGCAAGGCCGTGACCCTTTTCGTGCCCGGCGACAAATATCCCGACGGGCAGGTGCAGCCCGCCAGCCTGCAAGGCGACCCCAACGGCTACAACGTGCGCAAGTTCTATGCCGGCGCGGCCTCCACCATCTGGGACTCGCCGCTGAACGTGCCCGTGCTACGCCTGGCCGAGATGTACCTCATTCTGGCCGAGGCCGATATGAACACCGGCAAAATGGCCGACGGCCTGACGGCCCTGAACGTGGTGCGCAAACGGGCCGGCCTACCCAACGCTACCACCCTCAGCATAGACGTGGTGCTGAAGGAGCGCCGCTACGAGCTAGCCTTTGAGATGGACCGCTGGTACGACCTGAAGCGCACGAAAACGCTGGTCAACAACCCCAACCTGATACCCAAGGGCATAAAGCCGTTTAACGACCTGCTGCCCATTCCGCAGGTAGAGCGTGACGTGAACCCGAACCTGGGGCAGAACCCCGGCTACTAA